The Pradoshia eiseniae genome includes a window with the following:
- a CDS encoding MFS transporter, with product MKVEMYKEPLWTKNFIILSIVNFFLTLIFFLLNATIAAYAINEFHASTSQAGLVAGIFIIGTLIGRLFIGRMINSTNPKKIIILGLSFYIVTALLYFADLGIGFLILSRLLNGFTFGIAATVIGTVVAITIPQHRKGEGISYFAISTALATGIGPFIGLFLSQRTSFQTIFSLCLILGIISLFTVLFIKISIENTRNNDNKPTRQGFKLSHFVEPKAIPISIIILTMALCFSSVLSYINIYASEIRLGSVASFFFVMYSAAVLVSRPFTGRLADRKGANYIMYPAFFLFGIGMILLGSTTNSGAFLLAGLIIGLGFGNISSIAQTIAITTASPERLGLATATFFIFFEMGAGFGPSLLGLFIPITGYPSLYKILGCVILATSALYYILHGKKESAKFKSLES from the coding sequence CCATCGTAAATTTTTTCTTAACCCTTATATTCTTTTTACTAAATGCGACAATCGCAGCTTATGCGATAAATGAATTTCATGCCTCTACAAGTCAAGCAGGCCTTGTTGCTGGTATTTTTATTATCGGGACTTTAATCGGACGATTATTTATTGGAAGGATGATTAATTCTACCAATCCTAAAAAAATCATTATTTTAGGATTAAGCTTTTATATCGTGACTGCACTTTTATACTTTGCGGACCTTGGAATTGGGTTTCTCATCCTAAGCAGATTATTGAATGGATTTACATTTGGTATTGCCGCTACTGTCATTGGAACCGTTGTAGCGATTACGATACCACAGCATAGAAAAGGAGAAGGCATCAGTTATTTTGCGATCAGTACAGCATTGGCGACTGGCATTGGACCGTTTATAGGTCTTTTTCTGAGTCAACGGACCAGTTTCCAAACGATTTTCAGCCTGTGCCTAATACTTGGGATCATCAGTCTATTCACGGTCTTATTTATTAAAATATCAATTGAAAATACGAGGAATAATGATAACAAACCAACTAGACAAGGCTTCAAGCTTTCTCATTTTGTTGAACCAAAAGCCATCCCAATCTCCATTATCATTCTTACAATGGCTCTTTGTTTCTCCAGTGTATTATCTTATATCAATATATATGCCTCTGAGATTCGCTTAGGGAGTGTAGCAAGCTTCTTCTTTGTTATGTATTCAGCTGCTGTATTAGTGTCTCGGCCATTTACGGGCCGATTAGCGGATAGAAAAGGGGCTAACTACATTATGTATCCTGCCTTTTTCCTTTTCGGAATCGGAATGATCCTGCTTGGTTCAACTACTAACAGCGGTGCCTTTTTATTAGCAGGTTTGATTATTGGTCTTGGCTTTGGAAATATATCATCCATTGCTCAAACCATTGCTATTACGACAGCATCACCCGAGCGGTTAGGCCTTGCTACAGCAACCTTCTTTATCTTTTTTGAAATGGGTGCCGGTTTTGGTCCTTCACTGCTCGGTTTGTTTATCCCGATTACTGGATATCCATCTCTATACAAGATTTTAGGCTGTGTCATTTTGGCCACCTCAGCCCTTTATTATATCCTGCACGGAAAAAAGGAATCAGCAAAATTTAAATCACTTGAGAGTTAA